aaccagcatcagatggactgtattcataatgaATACGCCACATGgtataaataaccagcaccaattaatcagtcagtgaaaatgtgtatgtgtgaggtgGGGGCATTagcacatacagcaagcagcagcagcgacccaccgtctgacaccggcacactgtgaggacggaaacagggGCTCAGCGGGGATGGAGCACCTGTcgcagcaagcaaacacgcaATCTGCGGTCAatttgacttgaccagtggactttAATACAGGCAGATTGGCTGTcaaaacaggtgacgtgctttacgttctaaaaccagccgctggcTGTTTGACCAGCTCAGTGTCCAGCTTGAGTCAAGTttagaccggccagttcacaccatgGCAACTTTTCCCTGCAGCGTTATAACTCAGTTTTCTCTCATTGCGAATCTTCGGTCTCAACTGTGCTTAAAATGTTGCTTAGCAACACCGTGAGCTGCTTTGTGCCAATtatcaaacatgtttgaaataatCAGGTGGTTTAAGACTGGATCTGTAAACCTCTCACATTAACAGGTAATCTGGGCTCAACACTGATACTGTTTAAGGTCCCAGACCGGATTTCTCCTCCAGTTGTCAGGTGGGGTAGATCGAGGATCAGTCAGCCCAAAATTCCTGTAATCTGAGTCAGGTTTAGCTTAACAAGAGCTCAAACGTTACAATagaaacaatacaaaaatattaCAGAAGGAGCCACAGATACAGGTCAGAGTTTGGTGACCCCTGGAATGGTAACACTAACCAGTGCTTAGAACATCAGTAGTGAAATGATTTTATTCATCCTCAGGGTATCCACCTAAGGTGATGTGTACTATACATATCCCATCTCAAGGCAATGTTCATTAGGTGCCACACAGCAGTCCTACATTTAGCACCTATTTAAAGTACACAAGTGACAAATTTTCCTCTTGTGACGATTGCCTCGTTGCCCCTCCTCGCCTTGTCACTTGCTCACCAGCTGCTGTTTGCTCTGTCATGGTTCTCCTAAGTCTCCTTCCCTTCTGATGTATGGATCCTCAAAATactcatcttcctcttcctcctctatcTGCCCATCCTCTTGCTCAAAGGTGAATGTCTGATGGGTCATGTGTCTCCCTGTCTCTGAGAAGACTGTCGACGCGGTgtcctcctcgtcctcttctTGGCGCAGTCGCCGATGACGGTAGTTCTGGAAAAGCTTGTACCAGGAGGGGCCCTTCATGCCACATGCGATGAGCATTGAGGTGCATAGTGCCAAGGCCATAACACATGCCGTGAACTTCCATGTGTTGCTGAGCACAGGTGTCTGGTCTAGTTGGGGTTGGgtcatggagacagagaggagagaccaGTGTGTTAAGGTTGTTATGTTCTGTTTGTGCATCCACATATGTAATAGAAGAGCAGGGAAAGAATAAGAAAATACGCAGGTCTCTCTTATTCTTACCTATGTTGATGTTGCGGTTCTGGCTTGATGTCAAAATGGTCTTCAGCACAGTAGATGAGCCCCAAGACTGTTGAGGGGTGACTGGTTTTGTGGATGTTTGTGGGTCTGTAGTGTCGATAGGTGGGGGTGATGATGGGTAACACATGGCTGTAGCCTGCAAAAGATCCGTCCCAGCCTGCTTCTCTGGAGAAGCACAGGTGACTTGTTGCCCCCCTGTagagccacacatatgcaagcAATTTAATTCATGAACATTTACTTAAGATGCTCAAACATGCACCCCTTTACATTAATCTGACAGcagtttaatttattcatgtCTGAGTAAGCACCCAGGTCACTTTGACGTGTAAGTCACCACAACAGTCTGCGCTGACGACAGCACGGCGCATTGGAATGCTGTCAGATTAACATAAAGCACAAGGTAAAACTTACAGAGAGATTAAATGCAAGTCTTCTGCCACCTTCTAAGATAACTGTAATACATGGATTATCTAAACCATTGTCTATTAAGCACAGCATCAGTTTATTTAGTTTGGAAACAGTGTGAAAGAGGCAGTTTTAAAGGGGAACAGCTATATTAAGAACTCCATTATGACATTTCCATGACCTAGAATAGTTTAAAGTATTCTAGGTATAAAGTATAAAGTGTGGAGTTGCTCCACAGACAgtgaatgggagactgattttgtgcaCCTGCAGAATGTTTGTCTCCTTTTTTTATACCCAGAAGAGCTTCATTAGGCAGGCAGACTGACCATGACGTTGACATTAATAACTTCTAGGCAGACAACTGGCAATTTCTCAATGGCAGAGAAATGTGATTTaagcaaacttgtttatttctatgGTCATTTTCAACCCTAAGTGTAAGGTTTAAACGCTATGGTCTGACctatctgacatttctgctgtgtttattgtaagtactgtgttgctttgctaacATCTGTGATAAACCaaatctgctgctgtggacagcggccacagcaaaacacatttcagcagCCTAAGAAGacccacctaaaaaaattagggctgtacccaaatattcggatattcgtttctatgggtaggtatattcgttatgaaaatttggtattcaatattcgtttttttatttacttattttttatttattttttgtttacatatttttttggtgctaaatgtagtctttttgttgttggtaaatgtaggttatcaataaaaatcaaaacttttaaattgcattgttaaaaatgtgaaaatatagtatcctaccaactgagcttgtgcgcacggcacgcttgagcgcattcGTCTGAGgttgtggatcaatgccaagttttaccactttatcactattacCTCTAACTTgaagctgttttttcgttatcttttgaatttaatatgaattatggaaccatttttgtcaacgtttgtttcccccgttttacgggtcgacccgcgcatcactactcagctcagtctataaggctgtacacacaacagtaaggctatagacattatattctattcaggccggcagaaccagcagcgcatcggctctacagtgcacggcactgctgattaaccattttattgcagcacagagtgtctgccagcaaccaattacttgcagaggcttcccacaacttgtttcaacggttccgatttaatcagaagacaaattaaacaggatgactagccaatgtgaaaatcaaaagaaagcatagaataatgtactgaaggagactgttgtgccatcacatttttttgtggtttgagagcaaagatccggtcgccgctgtgcaaaactccgcaatacaattaggtccgaaaaaaccccGGAGTCCCGAAGTTATTGTAGACAAACACTGTGATTCAGTCCGTACTAAGAACATTCCCCTTgatgctctcagtgtcatctttaacatctttcccaattcatggtcagtgtagcagctccagactttatttccctatgacatcacaaatttgagttttagcactgtAGCTTTTGGAAAAAGGAGAGATTTGTTCATgttaactaatatttttggTCACACACATAGGAataactagtgatggccaaatgaagcctcgtgaagcattttctttattttctgagcccactagatggcgctttttgttcaacaaaaggttgaaagcacactgaattgccattctttgagcctctctcagtaaaccatgagcaccatctagtgggctcagaaaataaagaaaatgtttcatgaggcttcatttggccatcaccagGAATAACATATATGAACTTCGAAAATGTGCATTCTTCCCCTTTAAGACAGAGAGTGATGTTCTGAGATTAGATCAGATCAAGCCCTAAATACAAGTATTCCTATGAATAAGAGTAGACAGGAATTCTGAAGCAGCCTGGATAAGGCCCACCTGTCAGTTTTATTTCTAAAACTTTTTAAGGAATATTATTACCTGTGGTAACTCCAGCTGCTTTGATCTCCTCAATACTGCTCAGCAGCAGACAGGAACAATTCCAGGGGTTGTCTTGTAGGTTCATCACCTAATGAGATCAGACAGGGTCAGGTTAATGGATTGATAATAACTTGGGAAAACCAAATATACTTGGCCAGGTTTACATTTAGTTGTCTTTTGCACAGAAACAACTTTAGTCCACCAATAACTATGCATTTGATGAACATTCTTTGAGGACCACATTTTGTCCCATAGACAATAACGAGCTACAgtacaaatatatttaaaaggtTTTATTTCAGACATTGGAGAATTAGACCAGAACTTCAGGTTAACAACATATTGTAAACATGATAATAAactctgacttttctttttaaacttgGTCCTAATAAATATTGAAAGTGTTGCACATTTGGAACACTCCCAGggattttgggggggggggggggtgtttacCTGTAGATTTTTCAGCTGTCTGAATAGCTGTGAAGGGACACTGGCCAGCAGGTTGTGGGACAGGTCCAGCTCAGTGAGGACATCTAGGCCAGAGAAAGACTCTGGGTCCAGGCTGCAGTAACACCCAGAGGTAGAATCAGTTGTGAAGCAGTAATTAATGTAGGCATAGCAGTGTTAGTGCATATATCTCATCATGTAACAGCCATAACAGTCAGTGCGTGcacatgacatcagagaaaatcgATTTATCGTGCTAGTCTGACTAAAACccgacttttaaaatacatgttaacatgttcgtctgactgaaatcatactaaatggaatttctcaaagtcggactaacacacccagataatgtgattgggagttgaattcctcctgcatgtatcAAATCAGTCAGACCCAAACTAGCCTAgacgctctgagcatgctccacagttttcgccctgggctttgacccagaagtcaaATAGCATCAAATGTGTAACAGAAGTAGAAGCCAgtaacaacatggtgaaatctgcatccagagctgtgcatttttggacGGACGAGAATACAGagttcatgctgtgtcagctcAAAGAGTTAAATAATTTACAATACATgggtgggaggaagaggaatGGTGACCTCGTCAAAAAGTGGCAGAACAGCTGGACAACtctcgattgtttggtctgtgacgtaataggtcaacaggaaaggttccaatactaacaagctgaaagggggcatactTCTGTCAATAAATCGACTCCCCGCAACAGtcgtccaattaaatggcctaatCAAGCCTTAACTGTAGTttgacttaactgtgcatgtaaatgagTGATGCAGCTATTCTCTTGGCGAATCAGTAACAGATATTTATCCTTATTTTGATCCGCACATTTTTAGAAGTCTGGAGCACTACTGAGATGTAACTCTCCTCCAAGttttataaaatgtgaaaatagtGTCCACTTTGAAAAATCTAACAAATTTAGTACGTTTATACATACCAACATCTTTATTTACTTTTCCAATGTATTCAAAACCTGATAAAATTAGTATATAGACTACAAGCTAGTGTCTATTTTTAAATTTACCTGCTGATTTTGTTCCTGGTCAGCGACAGCACTCTGAGGTTTGGTACCACAGAGAAGTATTTGGCTGGTATACTGGTCACCTGGTTATCATCCAGGTGGAGCTCTACCAGTGTAGGATAAGTAGCCAGGGCCAGTCTGTCATCGTCACTCAGAGTGATCAGGCTGTCCTCAATCACCAGTTTAGTAACATTGGAGCTGTTGTCATTATGAGGAATGACTTGGAGCTTGCTGGTGAAGTTCTTCACCTGCTGATGGATGAATGGACAGTGATTATAATCAGTTTAACAATCCAGATAACAGATGAACCATCATTGTTCTGGGCCAAAGTGTCCACACCAACATATTTCCACTTCCTGCagtttaaaaaattataaagaATATTTCCTACCAGGATGTCGTCTCCCACAGCCTCAGCATTACTTCCATGTATATTCATCGCTACCACTGCAGTCAACCACAGCACAAGAAGAGGTTGTCGGTAACTCTCCATTATCTTACCCTGAAAAAAATGGATAAAACACATACTTTATATGGAGGATAGACGCCTCTGTTTTACCTGGGTGCTGAGATGATCGGTCCGCCTGCCTaaacaatcaaattgtttttcttctgcTGTGCTACTGACATAATGTTTTAGCTCTGACCATCAGCCAGTAAGTCACTCATTCAAACCAACTGTTCTTTCATTGCCAATACTGAGTTTGCATATTTGATTACGTTGAGTTCACATTTTTGGTTGAAACAGCTTCACTACTGCTTTTTAATTCCAGTGTGTTATTGCCAAGTTGGTTGCAGTTTATCACAAATCATTTTTTCGCACTCAGAAAATTAGAGTAGAAGCAGATAAAAGAAATATTCATAACGCCGCAATAAAAGAACTGGCTCTCCAGGttctatattatttttttgtagagCTGCATcaaaaagattattttcataGAGTGTTTGATGTTTAGGCCTTAAAATGTCAGtatatagttaaaaaaaaaaataataaaaaggttttccttaaacacattaaaagaaaGAGCAGCATGCATGGCAGCAGTGGGGAGAAATCTTTTTTATAGGTCGAAAGTGAAACAGCTTTCATGTTACAGCTATCGCTGTAAaccaaactcattttagttcaggggcCACACACACTTTCATCTCAAGTGGGCCGGGCCTCTGAAACCACTGCATAATAAGCTATACATATCAACCTCTTCaaatttttctttcattctgaaAATGTCCATCCATTTaccaaagaaagaagaaagaaaaaatatatgcaAAATCAACAGTATGTCTAAGTTTTTCCACGTTCAGTCAGTCTACTTCAAACTTTCATTacgtgacttttttcataattttccacCAAAGTGGAAGCTATTAAAGAAGCAAGTCATCCACTGCCTTACAATCTTAagtttcctcagcagcaggatTCCACTAGTATTGTTTGAAGATGGAAGTCTGATAAAGATTCTTTTGTACCGAAGCTGCTGGTTGATAATATTTTGCATAATgtttaatatctttaaatatgaccataGAAAGTACctattgttatttcagagagctgtattctggtcagggctGGGAAAAACTTCTAAGGCAGTAGTTAACATGACGTTACTACTTACTGTTTaaattgctcctgaaacctcttagtagtgatggccaaatgaagcctcatgaagcattttctttattttctgagcccactagatggcgctcatggtttaaagagagaggctcaaagaatgccaatgcagtgtgctttcaaccttggtgaacaaaaagcgccatctagtgggctcataaaatagagaaacaataaaataataataaacaacataaTATCCTGGACACTAACCTGAATATGAAACCTGTCATGTCAACACCTTAATTGAACTATGACCAGGACATCAAGTTTTCATTACCACTCATGCATGCACGTATAATAGACCGACAGATCTGCTGACACATGAAACATGATCAGAGTGCAGTATGAAATCTGGCTCAGTGAGCTCTGTTTTTAAAGGACGTCACGTACTCATCAATCATGCCGACACATACACTGAAGTCTCTTATTTTCCTGATGTCCTTAGGAGAAAACAAACACGTTGAACTTCCTGAAACTGAACTTAAGTGAAGACACGCACACCTGTACTATGTGTCCGCTTAGCAACCTTTAACCtgcatacagtacaacatcttttgttgtttttctgtaatGTGTGTCATCTCAGATATATTTTTTACATAGATATGTATTCTGTCCAGGGTTGGAAAATAAGGTTGGTAAAATATGAAAGCACCTGCTAGATTCACTTTACTCATCAGACAATAAACAACGACAACCTATTAAGTGACTGGAAGATTTTGTAATCaaccagccacagtggcaggtggacaaacaAGATTATTTCAAGCTCTAATTCTGTTACTGCGCCGTCTCACTGAATAACAACCAAAAACACTTACCTGTACTTCTAGAGGCACTTAGAGGAAGTTAAGTTCACTTGGCACTGCGATGCAGCCAGCACAGCAAATGACCTTTGTTTCTTGTCGTAAAACCTGAGGGCTGACATGTACTTCTTCTGCCAGCTAAACATTTATGATCGATGAAGGCAGTCCTTCTTTCTTACTTCTGGTTGGAAGTACATTTTAACCATGTTGGACGTGCTGCTCATTTAGAAATTGAAATAAATGAGAAGTTGTTTTTCTAATGAGATAACCTGGAGAAGGAATACTGTCATAGATGAGAGTTGGGAGGGAAAACAGACAAATGGGGTTTGAATTAtgttagaagaaaaaaaatgaaaggcgAGTTGAACAGAAGGTAGAAGTGTAATTTGACAAAAGTAGAGAAGAAAGAAGCAAGCAGGGTTTATGGAAGGGAACTGAGACAGGCAAGGAGGTGAGGGAGAAGGAAAGGCAGCAAGGAAGCAGTGATATCCCCACTCCGTCTTCCATCTCTATCACTTTTCCTTCTCTGCATCCTTTCTTTATCTACtcatctgtctgtcttatcAGCCCGGGGTTTGAATGTGGCCGAGGACCTTTGTCACAGGTCTCTGTCTCGATGCTAACGACTGATGAAGGCaaagtaaaaaattaaattaacaaaacaCCTTTCCCTGTTGTGTTTGCCGTGCAGAAGAGAGGAGGCCATCAGGGCGATAGAAGAAGACATCAGGAGGGAAAGGCGGGTCGCTGAGGAGGTCGTCCAGGCGATGCCGGCCGCAAAGCAGGAGAAGTATTTCGGCATGACGACAGCCAATGAGGAACTGCTACAGGTATCAGTGTAGTTTAAGCCTTGGTTGTGTCTTTACAGGCACCGTATCACAGCCTGTTACCTGAaagagtgcagagctgatcttcagAATGCAGATGTTACACCCTGTCAGCCCTGCACCAAAGTGCTTACTTCTTctctgtattgtttttattttatttacttatttaacctttatctaaCCAGGAAGtgccattgagattgaaaatctcttttacaagagagacctggttGAGGTAGCAGCagtaacatttaaaatgcaacaattaCAACATAtgatacaaaaatccacaataaaacaacaactattaaaaacatagtggcctctgtcaccacattctttatatctttatttctaattttagatctttttgaagatttatcacagactgatattttcgaaagaagggaaagatatctgccgactgtgattggttgttcctcttCATATGACAGGCGGTGCGcactgctgtgttccaaaagttgcGTCTGTGCACACTGCTTTGGCATTTGAGCGCTGCTGCCGCATGTCTACATTACAATCAGTGAATTTACTGTACTTTATGTCCATCTTCTTTCTTCATCTCCTCTTTtccttcttgtttttttgttttgt
This is a stretch of genomic DNA from Epinephelus fuscoguttatus linkage group LG21, E.fuscoguttatus.final_Chr_v1. It encodes these proteins:
- the LOC125882001 gene encoding leucine-rich repeat-containing protein 19-like, which translates into the protein MESYRQPLLVLWLTAVVAMNIHGSNAEAVGDDILQVKNFTSKLQVIPHNDNSSNVTKLVIEDSLITLSDDDRLALATYPTLVELHLDDNQVTSIPAKYFSVVPNLRVLSLTRNKISSLDPESFSGLDVLTELDLSHNLLASVPSQLFRQLKNLQVMNLQDNPWNCSCLLLSSIEEIKAAGVTTGGQQVTCASPEKQAGTDLLQATAMCYPSSPPPIDTTDPQTSTKPVTPQQSWGSSTVLKTILTSSQNRNINIDQTPVLSNTWKFTACVMALALCTSMLIACGMKGPSWYKLFQNYRHRRLRQEEDEEDTASTVFSETGRHMTHQTFTFEQEDGQIEEEEEDEYFEDPYIRREGDLGEP